Genomic window (Methanotorris formicicus Mc-S-70):
AAAATCAATTGGAATTTCTAAAAATTAAATTTTATTCATTTTTGTTGTTTTGTTCTTCTTCAGTATTTCTTACTTCTTTTTTCTCTTTTTCTTCCTTAACTATTTTTTCAATTATGACATTTCTTGGGACGATGAAGATTTTAGTTTCTGATAAACCAACCATCTTTCCCCCAATTTTTGTAATTTCATTTTTCAACTTTGATAAAATTGCAGCGTATTCTTCATCTATGTCTCTTTCTAAGTGAGGGGTGTTTGCAATAACCAAGTATCCTGCCTCAACCATGACAATAATATTTACTGCATCTTTCCCATCATTTAAGTCACAAACCTTTATTCTTATTGATTTTTCCTCCTCTACTGGAGCCATTGGAAGTTCAACATACTCTTCAATGGTAATCGGTGCAGGTTGTTTTATATCAGTTTTTCCTGACCCAAATAGTTCTTTTAACTTTTCAAAAACCATTTAATCACCTTTTATATATTTTAATATGGCATCCATCAAGTTATTTATACCCTCATAAGTTTTTGCTGAAACCAACAATACCCTATTACCCAACCTGTACTCCACGTAATCCTTCAACCGCCGCCTTTCGTCATCATTTAATAAATCACATTTATTGACAACTACTATAATAGGTTTTCGATATCTAAATTTTAATAAATGATGTAGTTTTTCAAAACTTTTTGATAATCCTTCTTTTCCATCAACCACATGGACAATCATATCCGCATCATCAATTTCTTCGTATGTTTTTTCTAAAACGCTTCCTATCATGATTGGAGATTGTTTTTCATGGACATAGAGCCCTCCCAAATCCACAAATACAACATCTACAAATTTTGGTTGCTTCTTTTCCCTACCTACTTTTAGTTTTCCCCAGTATCTTTTTATCGGCATTTTTGTAGTTCCTCCAACTTCAGAAACAAGGGAAACATACTTACCAAACAACGCATTCATTATAGATGATTTTCCTGCATTTTCAGGGCCTAATATTGCAATTTTAAAGATATCATTATCCATAGTATCACATTTTTGTTTTATTATAATAAATTACAAATACTTATAAATATTTGGCGAGTTATAAATATTTTTAACTTTTACAAAAATAAATATAGTGATTTTTATGAAATTGGCGGTTGTATTTGATAGTGCTGGGACGTTGGTAAAAGTTAAGAGAATAATAAAAGAAATAAAAACACAGAAGTTTTTGTGTAATAACCTAACTGTGGATATTGTTGATGAAAAAGTTGGGAGGGCGTTGGTGATTATTAAAGATGATCCTTTGAAGGTTGTGGATAAGGAGGATCCTGAAAAACATATATCAGAACTCTTAAAAGAAGTTGATTGGGGGATATCATACTGTAATAAACCAATAGACAGAGATGGAATTTTTAAAGACAAAAAAACTAAAGTTAAGGAGTTGCAGGATACCCTAAACGTTATGAAGAGATTTAAAATTCAAACTGGATATGGATCTGCAATAATAGTGGATACGTTAAATGGAATTATCGAATACACCATAACTACAGGGGGCTGCGTATTTCCAGAAGTACCTGAAACTATTAAAAAACTAAAAGAATTAGGGGTTAAGGTATTCATTGCGTCTGGAGATAGAAAGGAGTTTATAAAAAGATTGGCTGAAATTACGGGAATTAACGAAAAATATATAATGCCTGAGGCTCATCAAGAGCAAAAGAAAGATTTGGTTCTAAATTTAAAAAAAGAGAGGTATTATGTAATAATGGTTGGAGATGCAGCAAATGATGTCCCAGCAATGTTGGAGAGCGATTTGTCAGTTGTTACGCTCCAAAATGGAAATATTTCAAAAAAAGCACTCGAGGTAGCAAAGGTTAAAATATACAACATAAAGGAAATCCTCAACATATGTGAAGATTTAATTAACAAAAACAAAGGGTGATTTTTTTGAGATATTTAAAATTATGCAGTATTAATGAGGCAAAGGAAATTGTAAGGAAGTATTTGGATAAATACAAGAGTGTTGAGGACGTGGATTTATTTAATGCAGTTGGTAGGGTTTTAAGTGAGGACGTAATATCCGATGTTGATATCCCTCCTTTTGATAGGTCTCAGATGGATGGATATGCAGTTAAAGCGGAAGACACTTATGCAGCAGATGAGGATAATCCAATAACTCTAAAAGTTATTGGGAGTTTAAAGGCAGGGGAAGTTAAAGACCTTGAAGTTAAAAATGGAGAGTGTGTAGAGATTGCAACTGGGGCGGGGATTCCAAAAGGTGCAAATGCAGTAGTTATGGTGGAGTACACTGAAAGATTGGGGAATCATGTTAAAATTTACAAGGCAGTTGCACCACACGAGAATATCCAGTACTGCGGAACAGACATAATGAGTGGGGAGTTGATTTTAAGGGGGGGAACTAAATTAACGCCAAGGGATATTGGCTCTATTGCCGCAATCGGGAAAAATAAGGTTAAAGTTTATAAAAAATTAAGTTTTGGTATTATATCAACAGGAAATGAGGTTGTAAGTCCTGGAGAAACGTTAGGAGCATATAAAATTTATGATATAAATGCATATACTTTAGGTTCATCCATTTTAGAGAATGGATGGGATTTTAAGTTTTATGGTATTGTTGGGGATGATAAGGAGGAATTAAAAAAGGCAATTGAAAATGCATTAAAGGAAAATGACATTGTTCTTTTGAGTGGGGGAACATCCGCTGGAGTTGGGGATTTAACAGAAATTGCAATACAGGAACTTGGAGGGGAGGTTTTAATACATGGTATAAAGATAAAACCAGGAAAGCCTACAATAATTGGAGTTGTTGATGATAAATTGGTTGTTGGTCTCCCAGGTTATCCTACATCATGCCTTATAGTGTTTGATGTCCTGTTTAATGATGAGAAAAAAACCTTAAAGGCATTTTTCCCAATGAGGCATATCTCTGCAAAAGGAAGAACTGAGTATTTGCCTATTTCATTGGTAAAGTCAAAGAATGGTTATTCAAGTTATCCAATAACAAAGGGAAGTGGGGCCATAACATCCCTATCAAATGCAGAGGGGTATGTGGTAATTGAAGAAAACAGAGAAATTTTAGAGAATGAGGAGGTTGATGTCCATCTACTTGGAGACATAATGATTGGTTTGAATATCATAGGAAGTCATTGCATTGGTGTTGATATCATTTTAAAGGAAGGAGGCATATTTGCAAAAACCATCAATGTGGGTTCACTTGGGGGAATTATGGCAATAAAAAGAGGAGAGGCAGATATTGCAGGAGTTCATCTCTTAGATGATAGTGGGGAATATAACATCCCATTTATAAAGAAATATAAGGTTAAAGATGCGGTTTTAGTGAGGGGTTATATTAGAGAGCAGGGTTTCATGTTTAAAGGAGATGTTAATAGTATAGAGGATGTTGTTAAATACATCAAAAAATCCAAATTTATAAACAGAAACAAGGGTTCTGGAACAAGGATTTTGTTTGATAAATTTTTGAAAGAACATGGGATCGATAAAG
Coding sequences:
- a CDS encoding molybdopterin biosynthesis protein; this translates as MRYLKLCSINEAKEIVRKYLDKYKSVEDVDLFNAVGRVLSEDVISDVDIPPFDRSQMDGYAVKAEDTYAADEDNPITLKVIGSLKAGEVKDLEVKNGECVEIATGAGIPKGANAVVMVEYTERLGNHVKIYKAVAPHENIQYCGTDIMSGELILRGGTKLTPRDIGSIAAIGKNKVKVYKKLSFGIISTGNEVVSPGETLGAYKIYDINAYTLGSSILENGWDFKFYGIVGDDKEELKKAIENALKENDIVLLSGGTSAGVGDLTEIAIQELGGEVLIHGIKIKPGKPTIIGVVDDKLVVGLPGYPTSCLIVFDVLFNDEKKTLKAFFPMRHISAKGRTEYLPISLVKSKNGYSSYPITKGSGAITSLSNAEGYVVIEENREILENEEVDVHLLGDIMIGLNIIGSHCIGVDIILKEGGIFAKTINVGSLGGIMAIKRGEADIAGVHLLDDSGEYNIPFIKKYKVKDAVLVRGYIREQGFMFKGDVNSIEDVVKYIKKSKFINRNKGSGTRILFDKFLKEHGIDKDDIDSYNIETKTHSAVAVSIVMGKADIGMGIRTVAEQYGLNFIPVAEEHYDFLIRREKLDDEDVKKFIETLKKVELPFKKPKNCGEIIFEC
- a CDS encoding Era-like GTP-binding protein, whose protein sequence is MDNDIFKIAILGPENAGKSSIMNALFGKYVSLVSEVGGTTKMPIKRYWGKLKVGREKKQPKFVDVVFVDLGGLYVHEKQSPIMIGSVLEKTYEEIDDADMIVHVVDGKEGLSKSFEKLHHLLKFRYRKPIIVVVNKCDLLNDDERRRLKDYVEYRLGNRVLLVSAKTYEGINNLMDAILKYIKGD
- a CDS encoding HAD family hydrolase, whose protein sequence is MKLAVVFDSAGTLVKVKRIIKEIKTQKFLCNNLTVDIVDEKVGRALVIIKDDPLKVVDKEDPEKHISELLKEVDWGISYCNKPIDRDGIFKDKKTKVKELQDTLNVMKRFKIQTGYGSAIIVDTLNGIIEYTITTGGCVFPEVPETIKKLKELGVKVFIASGDRKEFIKRLAEITGINEKYIMPEAHQEQKKDLVLNLKKERYYVIMVGDAANDVPAMLESDLSVVTLQNGNISKKALEVAKVKIYNIKEILNICEDLINKNKG
- a CDS encoding cell division protein SepF, with amino-acid sequence MVFEKLKELFGSGKTDIKQPAPITIEEYVELPMAPVEEEKSIRIKVCDLNDGKDAVNIIVMVEAGYLVIANTPHLERDIDEEYAAILSKLKNEITKIGGKMVGLSETKIFIVPRNVIIEKIVKEEKEKKEVRNTEEEQNNKNE